Proteins found in one Paenibacillus borealis genomic segment:
- a CDS encoding ABC transporter permease → MAERAIAAGNAGRTGRPEGPGKAAIAGLGLLLPAGVLILWQILSHYGMISEMLFPAPYTIVQSFITLASTGDLWSNLRISVVRALSGFLLGGGLGLLFGILVGLFRRSEKLLDPSLQMIRMIPSLAVVPLFILWFGIGEESKVLLIAKGAFFPIYINTFMGIRGTDNKLFEVARVLGFSRGKQIVRLVLPAAVPNIMLGVRLSLGLSWLGLVVAELIASTSGIGYMMSDARQFADTPVVFVGIIVFAAAGLLSDTIVRLIEQRLLRWRDSYQG, encoded by the coding sequence ATGGCTGAACGCGCTATAGCTGCAGGGAATGCCGGAAGAACCGGCAGGCCTGAAGGACCCGGAAAAGCGGCAATTGCCGGTCTGGGGTTGCTGCTTCCGGCAGGGGTGTTGATCCTGTGGCAGATCCTGAGCCATTACGGAATGATCTCGGAGATGCTGTTCCCGGCTCCTTATACGATTGTCCAGTCGTTCATTACGCTGGCGTCTACCGGGGATTTATGGAGCAACCTCAGAATCAGTGTTGTGCGGGCATTGTCAGGATTTCTGCTTGGCGGCGGGCTGGGTCTGCTGTTCGGCATTCTGGTCGGATTATTCCGCAGATCGGAGAAGCTGCTGGATCCTTCGCTGCAAATGATCCGGATGATACCCAGTCTGGCCGTAGTGCCGCTGTTCATTCTCTGGTTCGGCATCGGCGAGGAATCCAAGGTGCTGCTGATTGCTAAAGGGGCTTTTTTCCCGATTTATATTAATACCTTCATGGGCATACGCGGAACGGATAACAAGCTGTTCGAAGTTGCCCGGGTGCTTGGCTTCAGCAGAGGGAAACAGATTGTACGGCTGGTGCTCCCGGCAGCAGTGCCGAATATTATGCTCGGTGTGCGCTTGTCGCTGGGCCTCTCATGGCTGGGTCTGGTGGTGGCGGAGCTGATTGCTTCCACCTCTGGGATCGGCTACATGATGTCGGATGCCCGCCAGTTTGCCGATACGCCTGTAGTGTTTGTCGGGATTATTGTATTTGCCGCTGCCGGATTGCTGAGTGACACGATTGTCCGCCTGATCGAGCAGCGGCTGCTGCGGTGGCGGGACAGCTATCAAGGATAG
- a CDS encoding LLM class flavin-dependent oxidoreductase, whose protein sequence is MNNQGNNQGNNQGNDQAKQAAEPEFEFGIYTLGDIVADCQTGQRISPRQRLHEVIAAAKLADEAGLDVFGVGEHHRLDFVISSVPVVLAAIAQVTERIKLTSATTVLSTIDPVRVFEDFATLDLLSDGRAEIIAGRGAFLESFPLFGYELEDYKQLFSENLDLLLTLNQHEVMNWEGKFRSPLHNAEIAPRPLQQKLPLWVGIGGSAESAQKAGALGVGMAIAILSGSPEPFQNLADTYRRSGAAAGHGPEDLKIAITSHGYIAKTSQQALDEYYPYYYSYRNAISPKPGQEYRVSRKEFGRFTSPDNTLAVGSPQQIVEKILYQHELFGHHRFMTQLDIGGLPYAKVAEAIELLATEVAPVVRRELAKKRSGISAPQS, encoded by the coding sequence ATGAACAATCAAGGGAACAATCAAGGGAACAATCAAGGGAATGATCAAGCGAAACAAGCGGCTGAACCGGAGTTCGAGTTCGGTATTTATACACTCGGAGATATCGTAGCCGATTGCCAAACGGGGCAGCGGATCAGTCCCCGCCAGCGGCTGCATGAAGTGATTGCTGCAGCGAAGCTTGCCGATGAAGCAGGTCTGGACGTATTCGGCGTGGGCGAACATCACCGGCTGGATTTCGTCATCTCGTCAGTGCCGGTTGTGCTGGCAGCTATTGCCCAGGTTACAGAGCGGATTAAGCTCACCAGTGCAACCACCGTACTGAGTACGATTGATCCGGTTCGTGTCTTCGAGGATTTCGCTACACTGGATCTGCTGTCAGACGGCCGGGCAGAGATTATCGCCGGACGCGGCGCTTTCCTGGAATCCTTCCCGCTGTTCGGCTATGAGCTGGAGGATTACAAGCAGCTGTTCAGCGAGAATCTCGACCTGCTGCTCACGCTGAACCAGCATGAGGTCATGAACTGGGAAGGCAAGTTCCGCTCCCCGCTGCATAACGCTGAGATTGCTCCGCGTCCGCTGCAGCAGAAGCTCCCGCTCTGGGTCGGCATCGGCGGTTCGGCCGAAAGTGCCCAGAAAGCCGGCGCGCTGGGTGTAGGTATGGCTATCGCCATTCTGAGCGGCAGTCCGGAGCCTTTCCAGAATCTGGCCGACACCTACCGCCGCTCTGGCGCCGCAGCAGGGCACGGGCCGGAAGACTTGAAGATCGCCATTACGAGCCACGGTTACATCGCCAAGACATCCCAGCAGGCACTGGATGAGTATTATCCTTATTACTATAGCTACCGCAATGCGATCAGCCCGAAACCCGGCCAGGAATACCGTGTCTCACGCAAGGAATTCGGCCGGTTCACCTCTCCGGACAATACCCTGGCAGTGGGCAGCCCGCAGCAGATTGTTGAGAAAATCCTCTATCAGCATGAGCTGTTCGGCCATCACCGCTTCATGACCCAGCTGGATATCGGCGGCCTTCCCTATGCCAAGGTCGCAGAAGCCATCGAGCTGCTGGCAACAGAAGTAGCTCCGGTTGTGCGGCGTGAGCTCGCCAAGAAGCGCAGCGGAATCTCCGCTCCGCAATCATAA
- a CDS encoding ABC transporter ATP-binding protein, giving the protein MGEALLSITQLNKRFDTAGGHVQALQDVELHVEEGEFITVIGPSGCGKSTLLRIVAGLDTGYTGKVTLEGAEIGGPGIDKGFIFQEHRLFPWLTVEKNIASDLPLGRPDIRKRVDELIDLVKLGGFEKSYPRELSGGMAQRVAIARALLRNPKILLLDEPFGALDAFTRAHMQTVLLDIWRRNRTTMIFVTHDIDEAVFLGNRVVILEPRPGKIRKIVPVDLPYPRKKTTTSFQELRLKVLNYFEKVDELELKDGAGI; this is encoded by the coding sequence ATGGGAGAGGCTTTATTGTCCATCACACAGCTGAATAAGCGCTTTGATACCGCCGGAGGACATGTACAGGCATTGCAGGATGTGGAGCTGCATGTAGAGGAAGGGGAATTCATCACGGTGATTGGTCCCAGCGGCTGCGGCAAAAGCACCCTGCTGCGCATCGTTGCCGGTCTGGATACCGGCTATACCGGTAAAGTTACGCTGGAAGGTGCAGAGATAGGCGGGCCGGGAATCGACAAGGGGTTTATTTTTCAGGAGCACCGCTTGTTCCCGTGGCTTACGGTAGAGAAGAACATTGCCTCTGATCTGCCGCTGGGCAGGCCGGATATCCGGAAGAGGGTAGATGAGCTGATTGATCTCGTGAAGCTGGGCGGCTTCGAGAAATCCTACCCCCGCGAGCTGTCGGGCGGGATGGCTCAGCGTGTGGCAATTGCCCGTGCGCTGCTGCGGAATCCGAAGATTCTGCTGCTTGACGAACCCTTTGGTGCGCTGGATGCCTTCACCCGGGCGCATATGCAGACGGTGCTGCTCGATATTTGGCGGCGGAACCGGACTACGATGATTTTTGTAACCCATGATATTGATGAAGCAGTATTCCTCGGCAACCGGGTCGTCATCCTTGAACCCCGCCCGGGTAAAATCCGCAAGATCGTTCCTGTCGACCTCCCCTATCCGCGCAAAAAAACAACAACCTCCTTTCAAGAGCTGCGCCTGAAGGTATTGAACTACTTTGAGAAGGTCGACGAGCTTGAGCTGAAGGATGGGGCGGGAATATAA
- a CDS encoding ABC transporter permease — MSEGIEAIIKTAKGVREARDYSGTASITTHNNKRRLTVASWKALLSDWGTGALIPVAVIALWQLAGSAGWISPEFLPAPLSILSAFADLAVSGELIHHLGVSIGRAGIGFLIGGILGLLLGTLTGLFRSAAYLLDPSVQILRLVPHLAIAPLIILWFGFGEISKVVIIMSGSFFPLYINTFMGIRGVDNKLFEVARVLGFSPLQKLRRLILPAALPGILLGLRLSMAVAWIGLVVAELIGSQSGVGFLINEAKQNSNTAVIFVGIIIFAVVGKLIDSLFRVIERKFLYWRDSYQG, encoded by the coding sequence ATGAGTGAAGGGATAGAAGCAATAATCAAGACCGCCAAGGGGGTAAGGGAAGCCCGTGATTATAGCGGAACGGCTTCAATTACTACGCATAACAACAAGAGAAGATTAACTGTTGCTTCCTGGAAAGCTCTCTTGTCCGACTGGGGCACCGGGGCGCTAATTCCCGTAGCCGTAATCGCCTTATGGCAGCTTGCCGGGAGTGCAGGCTGGATCTCGCCGGAATTTCTTCCGGCACCGCTGAGCATTCTCTCCGCATTTGCGGATCTGGCGGTTAGCGGGGAGCTTATTCATCATCTGGGCGTCAGTATCGGACGGGCTGGCATCGGGTTCCTGATTGGAGGAATTCTCGGCCTGCTGCTGGGGACACTGACCGGCCTCTTCCGCAGCGCAGCCTATCTGCTGGACCCGAGCGTGCAGATTCTGCGGCTGGTTCCCCATCTGGCTATTGCCCCGCTGATCATTCTATGGTTCGGCTTCGGGGAGATTTCGAAGGTGGTTATTATTATGAGCGGCTCTTTCTTCCCGCTCTATATTAATACTTTTATGGGCATCCGGGGAGTGGACAACAAGCTGTTTGAAGTAGCCCGGGTGCTCGGATTCAGCCCGCTGCAGAAGCTGCGGCGGCTGATCCTGCCGGCGGCGCTGCCGGGCATTCTGCTGGGACTGCGCCTGTCGATGGCTGTGGCCTGGATCGGTCTGGTGGTTGCCGAACTGATCGGATCACAGTCCGGTGTTGGATTCCTAATTAATGAGGCGAAGCAGAATTCCAATACGGCAGTTATTTTTGTCGGAATTATTATTTTTGCAGTGGTCGGCAAGCTGATTGATTCTCTATTCCGCGTCATCGAACGCAAATTCCTGTACTGGCGTGACAGCTATCAAGGCTAA
- a CDS encoding helix-turn-helix domain-containing protein has product MFLGPAIKQIRSSKGISQSILADGIMSRSNLSRFEGGKYYPGYDKLILLLDKLEMSLEELLFLHNGYAQPEKRTLHLSLVEVANRYEFGKVRTISYECRSLYEVTRTEAYYHLYLLGQGFLIQYQREDEIRQLSELAEEIKPYLMGADIWYLYEFKLLNNFLFTLSSGDAIFFGRRAADEFDKYHDFAESRTIQQHLMQNIAKICLKEQNYEQSLFFLMKALPLADKTNLLYDKIVTLVYYEITLLCLKHKVDTDQLLSYLDILRQLEFTGSYDALQQVCRLHLPDIF; this is encoded by the coding sequence ATGTTTCTGGGACCTGCAATTAAGCAAATCCGTTCCTCCAAAGGAATCAGCCAGTCGATTCTGGCGGATGGGATTATGAGCCGTTCCAACTTGTCACGTTTTGAGGGCGGGAAATATTATCCCGGATATGACAAGCTGATTCTGCTGCTGGACAAGCTGGAAATGTCCCTTGAGGAGCTGCTGTTCCTGCATAATGGTTATGCACAGCCGGAGAAACGGACGCTTCACTTAAGTCTGGTAGAGGTGGCGAACCGCTATGAATTCGGTAAGGTGCGGACAATTAGCTATGAATGCCGCTCCTTGTATGAAGTGACCCGCACGGAGGCTTATTATCATTTGTATCTGCTGGGCCAGGGTTTTCTGATTCAGTATCAGCGGGAGGATGAGATCCGGCAATTAAGCGAATTAGCGGAGGAGATCAAGCCTTATCTGATGGGGGCAGATATATGGTATCTGTATGAGTTCAAGCTGCTGAATAATTTCCTGTTCACTTTGAGCAGCGGCGATGCGATCTTTTTTGGACGAAGGGCTGCAGATGAGTTTGATAAATACCATGACTTCGCCGAGAGCCGGACCATTCAGCAGCATCTGATGCAGAACATCGCGAAAATTTGCCTGAAAGAGCAGAACTATGAACAAAGCCTGTTCTTTCTTATGAAGGCGCTGCCCTTGGCGGATAAGACGAATCTGCTGTACGATAAAATTGTCACATTGGTGTACTATGAGATCACGCTGCTTTGTCTGAAGCATAAAGTCGATACGGACCAGTTATTGAGTTACCTTGATATTCTCCGGCAGCTTGAGTTCACGGGCAGTTATGACGCGCTGCAGCAGGTGTGCCGGCTCCATCTGCCGGATATATTCTGA